In Mustelus asterias chromosome 20, sMusAst1.hap1.1, whole genome shotgun sequence, a single genomic region encodes these proteins:
- the LOC144508344 gene encoding uncharacterized protein LOC144508344, giving the protein MQLMLTKLKEFSSKANRFADGRGRSSQAGLCKAQSSPGIDWKPQGKRQTIDMEKALEWLKWELTEMRFQNQTMVKQLLELHNGIQELKKEYNCDHDLLALESDSEDSEDGDSLNRSQPNPRQLAQRQSRRNSVP; this is encoded by the exons ATGCAGCTGATGCTCACCAAACTGAAGGAATTCTCTTCCAAAGCCAACAGGTTCGCGGACGGGAGAGGCAGGAGCAGCCAGGCCGGGCTCTGTAAGGCGCAGAGCTCTCCTGGCATCGACTGGAAGCCGCAGGGCAAGAGGCAGACGATAGATATGGAGAAAGCACTGGAGTGGCTCAAATGGGAACTG ACGGAAATGCGCTTCCAGAATCAAACTATGGTGAAACAATTGTTGGAGCTTCACAATGGGATTCAGGAGCTGAAAAAGGAATACAATTGCGACCATGATCTGTTAGCCTTAGAGAGTGACAGCGAGGACTCTGAAGATGGTGACAGCTTAAACCGTTCTCAGCCTAACCCGAGGCAACTAGCCCAGAGACAGAGTCGCAGAAACTCAGTGCCCTGA